In Oncorhynchus masou masou isolate Uvic2021 chromosome 31, UVic_Omas_1.1, whole genome shotgun sequence, the sequence ACAAACTAAATAAAATATACTAGTTTATGCTGACTGAATTCAAAATGTGTGGTGCAAAAGTTCCAAGACCCTGTAAAATGATTACAATCCTTGCAATATTTCATTGAATATCTATATTCCATCATTTTGAGGAAGACATTGTTTTCTCAGTATAATTCCTTGCTTCGATCAGGAGACATTGGTGAGACTGGTTAGCTTGTGGTCAGTTCTCTACCTTCCAGTCTAAGACACTTTCCGCCCAGAATCAACTACAGAATGCAGGACTAAAAAGTCCTATCTCGCACACAGAagaaaatagagaataaaacGATACTTCTTGTTCTACAATATTAAAAGTGTTAAGGTGTCTCCAGTGTAAAGGAACTGTTGTCATTACAGACTTGATAGAAATCCCACCCTGCATGTCCAATTGCTGCTGGGACCCACAAACCAAGGCAGGGATGGAATAAGTTGAAGGGAGGGCCAAGGTTTGTGTTACGTGCCAAGCCGTAGGTAAGCTACACTACTGCCTTCCTGGCCCAGTTCTCTGTCCCTATCGCCTACGTCGTCCGCGCCCACCCCGGGGCCCAACGTTCTGAGAAGGTCGGGGCTCCTAACCGACATGGTGGCCAGACTGAGGGCCCGGccagggtggggggaggggggccgGTATCTGCTGCTAGACtctggggatagagacagggcCGGGGTCTTCCTAGAGGTCTCTCCCCCCTGTGACGTCTCCTCCTCGGGGGGGCTCTCCAGGTCTGagtcaccctcctcctcctccgcctcctcctcctcctcctcctccagggtgAGTTCAAACTGGAACTTGTCCCCTGCGGAGGCGCAGCATCCCCCCGGTGTAGCTTCCAGGGCTCCTGGCCCCCCGTCAAGATCCCTGTCCTCAAGGGTGGGTGAGGGGCTGCGCTGGATCATACTTTGGTACCACTCCCGGTTGTCCTCCAGGGTATCCAGGATGTCCTGGGCATCAGGGTGGACCAGGTCAGCCCACGTCTCCCACAGAGGGTGGACGATGTAGTCTATGAATCCCACCTACAGAGGGGAGTAAAGATGAGAGATATGAACACACACTGTTTTGGTGGGTTTCAACAGACATTATGACAATAATTTGCCAGCAACAGTCTGTTAAGCAGTGACAGAGACCTGCGGGTGGGTATGCAGATTCTTGTGTCTGCATGTGTAAGAGAGCCTGCATGCCTCGTGTGGCTGGATGCACGCTATGCACAGTACGGTACCTGGGTCTTCTCGATGGAGGCATTATGTTTGTCACACATAGGGCTGATCTCAATTCccttgtccctctccctgtccccctgggTGAAGAACTCCACCATGATGCGGTCGGTCCACTTACGGTAGACCTCCAGGGGCTTGGTGGGGTTACTGAGGTCAGCACAGTGAACCATGTTCTGAAGGACctggagacacacagggaggCCCATGTTAGTTTTTGGTTTATCTGTTGTTTAGATACTTTTTGAAGAAGTATATCATTTTTTATTCATATTGATTTTGCCATTTATATTTCAGACATTTATATAGAAACCTTGAAAGTACATGACACTATGAAGTCTTGAGTTATTTTAGACAACTGCACTCATCACACGTGTCTCCAGTAGACAGTTCAGACTCAACACCATCGTCCATCTCAATGATCTGAAGTGGCTTtctttcctcatctcccctcaaaTTGCTTTCACCTGTCCTGTATCCACATGTTGTCGCTGTCTGATGAAAACCTCTCATCTCTAAAAGAGAACCTTTTCAGGATATTGAATTTCCATATTTTCCCATGAACAAACATAGAATTATGACACTTCAGAAGCTATTTTGAATACAATTTATTGGTCCTAGATTCATGTTCAGAGTACAATGAGGGGAGTTACTGCtttcaataaataaaataaataaaaaaattggcaAAATAAGTTATTAGGTTTTCATCAGACAGCGACAATATTCAGATAAATGCAGATGTGTGAGACGGAGAAAAGAAGAGGAAGTCACAGTAGACTATTAATATGTGGCCAGTGGTGTGTCTACTCTAGGaatgacctctgacctggatgcGGTCTGAGTAGTTGTCCAGCAGCAGCACTCCAAGACTGGTCACCTTCTTGGTCTCCACCATGGTCTTCAGGTCAGCCAGGAAGTTCATATGCTTGGACATGTCAGTGGCCAACACCTGCAGAGGACAATACCAAACATATTTTAGTATGAACATTATGTAGAAATTGCTTATGTTgggcctctgggtttagaaattTTTTGGCAATACCAATTAATCACACTGACTTCAGTCACTAATTCCAAAGGGTCAGTGGGTTAGAGCATGGTGCCGTCTACAtccagggttgtgttgtggtttgTGTGAAATGTAAGTGACTTTGGggaaaagtgtctgctaaatggccatatcattatgatgtcggCTCATTCATTATGTTTAACTATGATAACATGGAGGAGTAGATAATATTTCATTTCTATTCAATTCCAATTCATTCGGTCTGTGCCTCACCATGTCGATGACCATCTTCCTGAGGGACTGCCCCTGTTTCTTGCTGAGGCTCTGGAAGATGTCACAGTTGTCCTCCTGTAGCAGCTTGAAACCCACAGCCAGGTGGTGGTTCTCCAGGACAGAAGCGTCGTTGTACATCAGAGCCAGCTCAGAATCTACAGTAGGAACACCCATTAGTAAAGCAACAACAATTCCAAGGCACTCCCTGTATAACTACAAAAAGGTATTCATTAGGTTCAAAATAACGGAATAAACAATTTATCCAGAGATCAAACTCCGCCTTACAGACACTATAATGTAGTCTTCACAGTAATAGAGGCCAGACACATTTTGCTCCAAAGGACATATCCTTTAATTAGATCTAATGAGTGAGATTGCTAGTGAGGGATGGAACTGACTTGTGTTGATGAGGAACTGGTTGGACACTCCGGGGTGATCAACATCGTGTATAGCACTGCTAAACAGAGCAGCCATGATCTCCAGGTCAGTGAAGACAGCCTGAAAACAAAAAACAGACACTTTTTTGTTACTATTACTGCAAGAGATGAGTGATGGTGCCGAAGGGGATGACTACCGCcttatcggctcttaaccaaccatgctattttgttatttttttgcgTTGTTCATAACTTGTTTGGTACATAATATTGCTgatactgtctcttatgaccaaaaagagcttctggacagcaGAACTGCGATTGCTCAACTCAAACTGGACAAagagttcttcttcaatgagtcggacggaagggatatactacagacacccgaccaggcccagatatCTGTTATTCGCAAGGGGAAGGAAACAGATTTCGCGGaaagagatcagggtgccttgtgaggatcaggcgacgagtggctaatctgcctttgccttccgtcctgctagctaatgttcaatcgctggaaaataaatgggacgaactgaaagcacgtttatcctaccaacaggacattaaaaactaatATCTTACGTTTCACTGAGtcttggctgaacgacgacattaagagcatacagctggcaggttatacactatcggcaggacagaacagcagcctctggtaagacacaggTCGGGGGCCTATGCATTCATGTAAACAACAGccggtgcacgatatctaagaaagtctcaaggttttgctcgcctgaggtagagtatatcatgataagctgtagaccacactatctatctagagagttttcatctgtatttctCTTACCTGTCTACATatcaccacagaccgatgctggcacctaaaccgcactcaatgatcaaacaggaaaatgcttaTCCAGatgcggcactcctagtggccggggactttaatgcagggaaacttaaatcagtttgacctcatttctatcagcatgttaaatgtgcaaccagagggaaaacattctagaccacctttccttcacacacagagacgcgtacaaagctctccctcgccctccatttggcaaatctgaccataattctatcctcctgattcctgctttacAAGCAACAATTAAAGCAGCAAggaccagtgactcagtctataaaaaattgatcagatgaagcagaagctaaactacaggactgttttgctagcacagactggaatatgttccaggattcttccgatggcattgaggagtacaccagaTCAGTCACTGGCtatatcaataagtgcatcgaggacatcgTGCCCACAGACTGAACGTACATActtcaaccagaagccatggattgttGATCCATCAGCCTGCTTTCCTGCGTCATTTctggtcacaacttgcagacttgtttacgtgctgctgtgcgttttgttattaaccttactttgctacctgacaactttacgatTTCTACTTtgaattaccgtttatatttttagtttttccctaactttttttcattcaactttcacactccggacgctttatctggacatggttcgtcaggacctccaccagccgaagctaagtagtaacattaacatgatgccttctaattgcagtcgctgtactcataatatacaggagaatgtGCGGCAAGCccaggcaagggtaatttcagtgtaggaaaggatgaaacagtgtctgtgccaccagtaagtacagatagtagtataaatcccctcgcacggtccccgcagccggacaactttctcacggtttctggaaggaaatgctgtaggaatgctcaaccggtgtcgctcattcagctgacagaaactttcaacctgttctccccattaagcagcgagtcggagtcagagacCGAGCCtactcttgtctctactcctcccgttacggggtctgaggcgccgaagcctcccaccattaactctaacaaattgaaaaccctagtcattgggtTTTCAATTCATTAcctgcagtattagacttaaaacgaatcatccagcaatcatacactgtttaccagggggcagggctaccaacGTTAAgtctaatctgaagatggtgctggctaaagctaaaactgcaGAGTGTAgcgagtatagggatattgttatccacgtcggcaccaacgatgttaggatgaaacagtcagaggtcaccaagcgcaacatagcttcagtgtCTAAATCAGGTAGAAAGATGTGTCAGCATCTAGTAATTGTCTATGGCCCCTTCCCAGTTAGAGGGAGTGATGAGCTCGACAGCGGAGTCttacaactcaatcgctggttgaaaacggttttctgcccctcccaaaagatagaatttgtagataattggccctctttttgggactcacccacaaacaggaccaagcctggcctgttgaggagtgacggactccatcctagctggatgggtgctctcatcttatctacgggctctaactcccctagctccacaatgaaatagggtgcaagccaggcagcaggctgttagccagcttgccagcttagtggagtctgccactagcacagtcagtttagtcagctcagctatccccattgagaccgtgtctgtgcctcgacttaggttgggcaaaactaaacatggcggtgttcgccttagcaatctcactagaataaagacgtcctccattcctgccattattgaaagagattgtgatacctcacatctcaaaatagggctacttattGTTAGATCCCtaacttccaaggcagttatagtcaatgaactaatcactgatcataatcttgatgtgattggcctgactgaaacatggcttaagcctgatgaattgactgtgttaaatgaggcctcacctcctggctacactcgTGAACATATCTCCCGCGCATCCCACAAatgcggaggtgttgctaacatttatgatagcaaatttcaatttaccaaAAAAAAAGATGTTTTCGTCTTGAGCTTGTAGTCATGAAATCTaagcagcctactcaatcactttctATAGCTACTGCTTACAGGTCTcatgggccatatacagcattcctcactgagttccctgaattcctatcagaccttatagcttataagaaatcccgctatgccctccgacgaaccatcaaacaggcatagCGTTCATATAGGACttagatcgaatcgtactacactagctccgacgctcgtcagatgtggcagggcttgcaaactattacagactacaaagggaagcacgaccaagagctgcccagtgacatgagcctaccagatgagctaaacttcttctatgctcgcttcgaggtaagtaacactgaaacatgcatgagagcataaagctgttctggacgactgtgtgatcatgctctctgcagccgatgtgagtaagacctttaaacaggtcaaaattCACGCTCGCTTCGAGGTAAGTaatactgaaacatgcatgagagcataaagctgttctggacgactgtgtgatcatgctctctgcagccgatgtgagtaagacctttaaacaggtcaaaattcacaaggccgcagggccagactgattaccaggacgtgtactctgagcatgcgctgaccaactggcaagtgtcttcactgacatttcaaTGTCTCCCTGTCCGagactgtaataccaacatgttttaagcagaccaccatagtgcctgtgcccatgaacactaaggtaacctgcctaaatgactactgacccgtagcactcacatctgtagccatctcccattaagatgacctctttcccaaaatcacattccctaagcatggtattaaactgatcaaaaaacacacttttggtggaaggtggcctatacattccaatgagggtaaaagacatttggggagacagtgtaacgttcaggccgatacattctagttcattatcacatgaccactcaatttgtttacatcggatatgttctttaatgtaaatcatcacaccccctcctcttccttcaatcccgtctctcctgaaaacattgtagccaggcacaatcaaagcagcatatggagagtgtttatggagccatgtctctgagaggcagagaaagtcaaggttggagtctgtgagtagatgttgaatttgatcactttttggaATGACACTACGAATGTTCAAGTGCCCCCCTAGTAGTCCCTTGGGCTTAGCTCGTGGGTCCCAGATGACTTGAAAGTGATTGACACATTGAAAAAAGTTAaattttctgtgttttctgacGGCTGGGTTTAGGCCGTTTTGTTTCGTTTTGATTAGGGGCAGTTCGGTAGCGCAATTAACAATCCCTCCCGCCTGCACTGGATGCGGGGAACTAATTAAAATAGCTTGCGTACCAGAAGCAGAGTCAGGGATCGCATATAGCGACTCTGGTATATTTGAAGAGTCAAAATCTATCCTGGAGTCGGGTGAGTCGAGAGAAATCATAGGACCATAGCACTCACCCACCTCCACAGCGGCGACGACCAGTGGACGAGGCCTTCCACCAAGTATCACTGGCTCGGTGATATTGGGCCCAGGATTGAGTTGTACATCCCCGGAGAGCAGgagggtagtgaacaggtagttTAACAGTTTCCGATAAATGTTGGACTTGTGTTTGTTACGCCTAAGCGGTTCAGTAGAATAAGGAGCGAGgtagacttggccattattcagaacattatggtatgctgtgtactgtccgctcccgtggaacggtgaaccaatgtgtttggtgttgataTTCTCCGGTAGTAGACTGATTGTGTCATCCCAGCAAGGACGCACTGAGATTATCAGTAGAGCAGCTACATAACTGACAATCAAGGCAGAGTACTGGAGCTAAAACACATAGTTGCGCTTTAACTCTTTGCATGAGTTACTTAGCTGGGATCGGCGTACACCTGATTGTTTAGATAAAATTACAGCATTCGAATGAAAAGCGGCACCTGCCACACCACCCTGTCTTCCGTCCGCCATTTTTTGAGATCTGGATCTTCCAGTCACGTGTCCTGGAAACATGATTCAATTGTTACATTAAAATGCTTATTGCTTGGCCTTTAATGTTGTAATAGTGAAGTATTATTGCCAAACTTGTCACGTCATCTGGAGGACCGCAATGGGTAAAGTATTATACTTTTTGTGCCATTCTCATATCTTTTGTTATGCATGTTAAAAAAGTTGAATATTTCTTATTTATTAAATACAATTCTGCTGATTCAATTTAATTGTTATAATGTAATTACTTCggcaccatggcctatttatttccttaacttacctcatttgcactcactgtatatagactttttgttttcttttgttctactgtatttttgactgtatgttttgtttattccatgtgttgtatgtgtcgaattgctacgctttatcttggccaggtcgcagttgcaaatgagaacttgttgtcaactagcctacctggtgaaataaaggtgaaaaataaacaaaaagcacatcaagacagttgtgaagagagcacgacaaaacctattccccctcaggagactgaaaatatttggcatgggtcctcagatcctcaaaaggttttacagctgcacaatcgaaagcatcctgacgggttgcatcactgcctggtatgacaaatgctcggcctccaactgcaaggtactacagagggtagtgcatacggcccagtacatcaccagggccaagcttcctgccatccaggacctctataccaggcggtgtctgaggaaggccctaaaaaattgtcaaagactccagccaccctagtcatacactgttctccctgctaccgcacatcaagcggtaccggagcgccaagtctaggtccaagaggcttctaaacagcttctacccccaagccataagactcccgaagagctaatcaaatggctacccagactatttgcattctaTTCACCTCATAGTTTCTTTCAATACCATGAACAAACTCCTTCTACCTCAATATGCACTGATAAACTTGATCAAATCCAAAGATATGCACAGGGCACGTCTACCAACTAGATTATAATATAGAATATGGCTGGACATCATCCTTTAATCTTCCTCATAATGGAGTTGTCCATACCTCCAGggcaggggtggagaggagaacgTGGGTGGACTGGACCACGTCGGCAGCGTGGATGTTGTTGTGGTAGGCCACGTCGGCGTGGTAGTGGTCCTCCAGGGTCATCATGAAGGTGATGAAGGTGTCGGCTGGGATCTTAAAGTTTTTCAGCAGCTCTCGCTCCTGAGGTTGGGCAGCAACAGAAACCAGGCTCACAAGAGTAGAGCAAATATGTAACAAACGTTTGGTAAAGTATTGAAGTGTATTTGGGGTAGCCCTGACCGGGACTCAAACCCTTGGCCATTACACCAAGATTCAAATGTCTTGGAAGGAATGCTAAAGAATGCTACATTTGGCTGCTGTA encodes:
- the LOC135524649 gene encoding 3',5'-cyclic-AMP phosphodiesterase 4D-like isoform X5, with translation MNKDHRFPRKGSLFGYGQSSHGRRHSCLGFDVENGLSVGRSPLDPQVSPISGLVLQANYPHSQRRESFLYRSDSDFDLSPKAMSRNSSTASELHGEDMIVTPFAQVLASLRTVRSNFAYITHLQDRPNRRPSGSNPPSIPTHTKSSITDEPYQKLAMETLEELDWCLDQLETLQTRHSVSEMASNKFKRMLNRELTQLSETSRSGNQVSEFIANTFLEKQHDVEIMSGPPKEKDKKKKRPMSQIVAVKKPALSPSLTPTQIPRFGVTTLQEGLLATEFEEINRWGLDIFKIAEYSGNRPLTVVMYSIFQERELLKNFKIPADTFITFMMTLEDHYHADVAYHNNIHAADVVQSTHVLLSTPALEAVFTDLEIMAALFSSAIHDVDHPGVSNQFLINTNSELALMYNDASVLENHHLAVGFKLLQEDNCDIFQSLSKKQGQSLRKMVIDMVLATDMSKHMNFLADLKTMVETKKVTSLGVLLLDNYSDRIQVLQNMVHCADLSNPTKPLEVYRKWTDRIMVEFFTQGDRERDKGIEISPMCDKHNASIEKTQVGFIDYIVHPLWETWADLVHPDAQDILDTLEDNREWYQSMIQRSPSPTLEDRDLDGGPGALEATPGGCCASAGDKFQFELTLEEEEEEEAEEEEGDSDLESPPEEETSQGGETSRKTPALSLSPESSSRYRPPSPHPGRALSLATMSVRSPDLLRTLGPGVGADDVGDRDRELGQEGSSVAYLRLGT
- the LOC135524649 gene encoding 3',5'-cyclic-AMP phosphodiesterase 4D-like isoform X2, yielding MARPSTKSRRDSLPLANPSYALCRRFSGTVLLPPLSRRHSTYAQDNRRLLHLEALYRKALAGGEATSLETIDDCNFDVENGLSVGRSPLDPQVSPISGLVLQANYPHSQRRESFLYRSDSDFDLSPKAMSRNSSTASELHGEDMIVTPFAQVLASLRTVRSNFAYITHLQDRPNRRPSGSNPPSIPTHTKSSITDEPYQKLAMETLEELDWCLDQLETLQTRHSVSEMASNKFKRMLNRELTQLSETSRSGNQVSEFIANTFLEKQHDVEIMSGPPKEKDKKKKRPMSQIVAVKKPALSPSLTPTQIPRFGVTTLQEGLLATEFEEINRWGLDIFKIAEYSGNRPLTVVMYSIFQERELLKNFKIPADTFITFMMTLEDHYHADVAYHNNIHAADVVQSTHVLLSTPALEAVFTDLEIMAALFSSAIHDVDHPGVSNQFLINTNSELALMYNDASVLENHHLAVGFKLLQEDNCDIFQSLSKKQGQSLRKMVIDMVLATDMSKHMNFLADLKTMVETKKVTSLGVLLLDNYSDRIQVLQNMVHCADLSNPTKPLEVYRKWTDRIMVEFFTQGDRERDKGIEISPMCDKHNASIEKTQVGFIDYIVHPLWETWADLVHPDAQDILDTLEDNREWYQSMIQRSPSPTLEDRDLDGGPGALEATPGGCCASAGDKFQFELTLEEEEEEEAEEEEGDSDLESPPEEETSQGGETSRKTPALSLSPESSSRYRPPSPHPGRALSLATMSVRSPDLLRTLGPGVGADDVGDRDRELGQEGSSVAYLRLGT
- the LOC135524649 gene encoding 3',5'-cyclic-AMP phosphodiesterase 4D-like isoform X7, producing MSLPTNCVLLAPSSDRSFKVRNGNICGSPCAVNRPIDIVQKCRRFDVENGLSVGRSPLDPQVSPISGLVLQANYPHSQRRESFLYRSDSDFDLSPKAMSRNSSTASELEEGLKHWEVGWLPRHGEDMIVTPFAQVLASLRTVRSNFAYITHLQDRPNRRPSGSNPPSIPTHTKSSITDEPYQKLAMETLEELDWCLDQLETLQTRHSVSEMASNKFKRMLNRELTQLSETSRSGNQVSEFIANTFLEKQHDVEIMSGPPKEKDKKKKRPMSQIVAVKKPALSPSLTPTQIPRFGVTTLQEGLLATEFEEINRWGLDIFKIAEYSGNRPLTVVMYSIFQERELLKNFKIPADTFITFMMTLEDHYHADVAYHNNIHAADVVQSTHVLLSTPALEAVFTDLEIMAALFSSAIHDVDHPGVSNQFLINTNSELALMYNDASVLENHHLAVGFKLLQEDNCDIFQSLSKKQGQSLRKMVIDMVLATDMSKHMNFLADLKTMVETKKVTSLGVLLLDNYSDRIQVLQNMVHCADLSNPTKPLEVYRKWTDRIMVEFFTQGDRERDKGIEISPMCDKHNASIEKTQVGFIDYIVHPLWETWADLVHPDAQDILDTLEDNREWYQSMIQRSPSPTLEDRDLDGGPGALEATPGGCCASAGDKFQFELTLEEEEEEEAEEEEGDSDLESPPEEETSQGGETSRKTPALSLSPESSSRYRPPSPHPGRALSLATMSVRSPDLLRTLGPGVGADDVGDRDRELGQEGSSVAYLRLGT
- the LOC135524649 gene encoding 3',5'-cyclic-AMP phosphodiesterase 4D-like isoform X6, which codes for MSFVCGCTIHWGYVDIDAEELSISIVRKRFLVSAPRLVDSTFCHRQQRAHNTFISKSLLMLEGRTEHMECTGLSREGAGSAKAPKHLWRQPRTHIRFKQRFHSDTEPYLTRNRTMEKLRPGLKKTRMSLPSLYKRFDVENGLSVGRSPLDPQVSPISGLVLQANYPHSQRRESFLYRSDSDFDLSPKAMSRNSSTASELEEGLKHWEVGWLPRHGEDMIVTPFAQVLASLRTVRSNFAYITHLQDRPNRRPSGSNPPSIPTHTKSSITDEPYQKLAMETLEELDWCLDQLETLQTRHSVSEMASNKFKRMLNRELTQLSETSRSGNQVSEFIANTFLEKQHDVEIMSGPPKEKDKKKKRPMSQIVAVKKPALSPSLTPTQIPRFGVTTLQEGLLATEFEEINRWGLDIFKIAEYSGNRPLTVVMYSIFQERELLKNFKIPADTFITFMMTLEDHYHADVAYHNNIHAADVVQSTHVLLSTPALEAVFTDLEIMAALFSSAIHDVDHPGVSNQFLINTNSELALMYNDASVLENHHLAVGFKLLQEDNCDIFQSLSKKQGQSLRKMVIDMVLATDMSKHMNFLADLKTMVETKKVTSLGVLLLDNYSDRIQVLQNMVHCADLSNPTKPLEVYRKWTDRIMVEFFTQGDRERDKGIEISPMCDKHNASIEKTQVGFIDYIVHPLWETWADLVHPDAQDILDTLEDNREWYQSMIQRSPSPTLEDRDLDGGPGALEATPGGCCASAGDKFQFELTLEEEEEEEAEEEEGDSDLESPPEEETSQGGETSRKTPALSLSPESSSRYRPPSPHPGRALSLATMSVRSPDLLRTLGPGVGADDVGDRDRELGQEGSSVAYLRLGT
- the LOC135524649 gene encoding 3',5'-cyclic-AMP phosphodiesterase 4D-like isoform X4, which codes for MCVGVAGVCLSPDVCVFMHSLTQRLPITPSCPYFSNFDVENGLSVGRSPLDPQVSPISGLVLQANYPHSQRRESFLYRSDSDFDLSPKAMSRNSSTASELHGEDMIVTPFAQVLASLRTVRSNFAYITHLQDRPNRRPSGSNPPSIPTHTKSSITDEPYQKLAMETLEELDWCLDQLETLQTRHSVSEMASNKFKRMLNRELTQLSETSRSGNQVSEFIANTFLEKQHDVEIMSGPPKEKDKKKKRPMSQIVAVKKPALSPSLTPTQIPRFGVTTLQEGLLATEFEEINRWGLDIFKIAEYSGNRPLTVVMYSIFQERELLKNFKIPADTFITFMMTLEDHYHADVAYHNNIHAADVVQSTHVLLSTPALEAVFTDLEIMAALFSSAIHDVDHPGVSNQFLINTNSELALMYNDASVLENHHLAVGFKLLQEDNCDIFQSLSKKQGQSLRKMVIDMVLATDMSKHMNFLADLKTMVETKKVTSLGVLLLDNYSDRIQVLQNMVHCADLSNPTKPLEVYRKWTDRIMVEFFTQGDRERDKGIEISPMCDKHNASIEKTQVGFIDYIVHPLWETWADLVHPDAQDILDTLEDNREWYQSMIQRSPSPTLEDRDLDGGPGALEATPGGCCASAGDKFQFELTLEEEEEEEAEEEEGDSDLESPPEEETSQGGETSRKTPALSLSPESSSRYRPPSPHPGRALSLATMSVRSPDLLRTLGPGVGADDVGDRDRELGQEGSSVAYLRLGT
- the LOC135524649 gene encoding 3',5'-cyclic-AMP phosphodiesterase 4D-like isoform X1, translating into MSFVCGCTIHWGYVDIDAEELSISIVRKRFLVSAPRLVDSTFCHRQQRAHNTFISKSLLMLEGRTEHMECTGLSREGAGSAKAPKHLWRQPRTHIRFKQRFHSDTEPYLTRNRTMEKLRPGLKKTRMSLPSLYKRFDVENGLSVGRSPLDPQVSPISGLVLQANYPHSQRRESFLYRSDSDFDLSPKAMSRNSSTASELHGEDMIVTPFAQVLASLRTVRSNFAYITHLQDRPNRRPSGSNPPSIPTHTKSSITDEPYQKLAMETLEELDWCLDQLETLQTRHSVSEMASNKFKRMLNRELTQLSETSRSGNQVSEFIANTFLEKQHDVEIMSGPPKEKDKKKKRPMSQIVAVKKPALSPSLTPTQIPRFGVTTLQEGLLATEFEEINRWGLDIFKIAEYSGNRPLTVVMYSIFQERELLKNFKIPADTFITFMMTLEDHYHADVAYHNNIHAADVVQSTHVLLSTPALEAVFTDLEIMAALFSSAIHDVDHPGVSNQFLINTNSELALMYNDASVLENHHLAVGFKLLQEDNCDIFQSLSKKQGQSLRKMVIDMVLATDMSKHMNFLADLKTMVETKKVTSLGVLLLDNYSDRIQVLQNMVHCADLSNPTKPLEVYRKWTDRIMVEFFTQGDRERDKGIEISPMCDKHNASIEKTQVGFIDYIVHPLWETWADLVHPDAQDILDTLEDNREWYQSMIQRSPSPTLEDRDLDGGPGALEATPGGCCASAGDKFQFELTLEEEEEEEAEEEEGDSDLESPPEEETSQGGETSRKTPALSLSPESSSRYRPPSPHPGRALSLATMSVRSPDLLRTLGPGVGADDVGDRDRELGQEGSSVAYLRLGT
- the LOC135524649 gene encoding 3',5'-cyclic-AMP phosphodiesterase 4D-like isoform X3, with the protein product MSLPTNCVLLAPSSDRSFKVRNGNICGSPCAVNRPIDIVQKCRRFDVENGLSVGRSPLDPQVSPISGLVLQANYPHSQRRESFLYRSDSDFDLSPKAMSRNSSTASELHGEDMIVTPFAQVLASLRTVRSNFAYITHLQDRPNRRPSGSNPPSIPTHTKSSITDEPYQKLAMETLEELDWCLDQLETLQTRHSVSEMASNKFKRMLNRELTQLSETSRSGNQVSEFIANTFLEKQHDVEIMSGPPKEKDKKKKRPMSQIVAVKKPALSPSLTPTQIPRFGVTTLQEGLLATEFEEINRWGLDIFKIAEYSGNRPLTVVMYSIFQERELLKNFKIPADTFITFMMTLEDHYHADVAYHNNIHAADVVQSTHVLLSTPALEAVFTDLEIMAALFSSAIHDVDHPGVSNQFLINTNSELALMYNDASVLENHHLAVGFKLLQEDNCDIFQSLSKKQGQSLRKMVIDMVLATDMSKHMNFLADLKTMVETKKVTSLGVLLLDNYSDRIQVLQNMVHCADLSNPTKPLEVYRKWTDRIMVEFFTQGDRERDKGIEISPMCDKHNASIEKTQVGFIDYIVHPLWETWADLVHPDAQDILDTLEDNREWYQSMIQRSPSPTLEDRDLDGGPGALEATPGGCCASAGDKFQFELTLEEEEEEEAEEEEGDSDLESPPEEETSQGGETSRKTPALSLSPESSSRYRPPSPHPGRALSLATMSVRSPDLLRTLGPGVGADDVGDRDRELGQEGSSVAYLRLGT